Proteins from a single region of Trichoderma asperellum chromosome 3, complete sequence:
- a CDS encoding uncharacterized protein (EggNog:ENOG41): MNLPQVPIAIIGAGPAGLTLARLLELAGIDYVVFERDESATSSNESSSSGTLDIHKDGQVALEEAGLLEEFQSIARYDVPIKIADAQGIVQAHIPGDSNTDKPEIDRKDLRNLLLRSIPASRIRWGCRVQQVHKEIDGSISVHTNGSVESGFHLVVGADGAWSKVRKQVTFIEPQYSGTHFFTTFIRLGNPTFSSAASLAGKGNYLAMSKGRHIFLHYLGDGSYHLSVGVKLIDSQAVKRGAVLHDPSTLWESLLQNEFVGWAQELTKFIKSSALNFRSWPLYSTPKTSLPWKYTPGLTLLGDAAHLTVPTGDGVNNALNDSAELAKQIIKHGIENLEAAVVDYEKVMLPRAIKAIEKGHWFIQHFFGADTPQEFLYAASAKDN; encoded by the exons atgaATCTACCCCAAGTACCCATTGCTATCATTGGCGCCGGCCCTGCTGGTCTCACTCTTGCACGACTCCTGGAGCTTGCAGGCATCGATTACGTTGTATTTGAGCGAGATGAATCAGCTACGTCCTCTAATGAATCTTCAAGCAGTGGTACTCTTGATATTCATAAAGACGGGCAGGTTGCTTTAGAGGAAGCTGGCTTGTTGGAAGAGTTCCAATCCATCGCCCGCTATGACGTCCCGATCAAAATTGCTGATGCGCAAGGCATTGTCCAGGCACATATTCCTGGCGATAGTAATACAGATAAACCAGAGATTGATCGCAAAGATTTGCGaaacctcctcctccgttCTATTCCGGCTAGCAGAATTCGTTGGGGCTGCCGTGTCCAGCAGGTGCATAAAGAAATCGATGGATCTATCTCGGTCCATACAAATGGCAGTGTTGAATCTGGATTTCATCTTGTTGTGGGTGCAGATGGGGCTTGGTCCAAAGTTAGGAAGCAG GTTACCTTTATTGAGCCGCAGTACTCTGGGACTCACTTCTTTACTACATTCATCCGGCTTGGAAATCCAACCTTCTCTTCGGCTGCGTCTTTGGCAGGGAAAGGAAATTACCTAGCCATGAGCAAAGGACGACATATATTTTTACATTATCTAGGTGATGGATCTTATCACCTCTCTGTGGGCGTGAAACTTATTGACAGCCAGGCTGTAAAGAGGGGTGCCGTTCTCCATGACCCTTCGACGTTGTGGGAGTCATTGCTACAAAATGAATTCGTCGGATGGGCACAAGAGCTTACCAAATTCATAAAGTCAAGCGCCCTAAATTTCCGCTCCTGGCCCTTGTACTCCACACCAAAGACGTCTTTGCCCTGGAAATATACACCTGGATTGACACTGCTTGGAGATGCGGCACATTTGAC TGTACCTACCGGAGATGGTGTTAATAATGCTTTAAACGACAGTGCTGAATTGGCTAAACAGATTATCAAACATGGAATTGAGAACTTGGAAGCTGCTGTAGTGGACTACGAAAAAGTAATGCTGCCTCGCGCAATCAAGGCAATTGAAAAGGGCCATTGGTTCATACAGCATTTTTTTGGAGCAGACACGCCCCAAGAGTTCCTCTATGCTGCTAGTGCTAAGGACAACTGA
- a CDS encoding uncharacterized protein (EggNog:ENOG41), with protein sequence MEPPSSATSESRLPGSSQLHTLLKGGALGLAVSKARNWTGQCSDDSNLFDTIDDAISAEITATYTVVISNITLDISYAPTWSDRRNHGGYFYSSDEMLHEIWYANTYTLQTNTIAATTGREFPVQTAEWKNDADLHPGVVVQPSMWIVRGEIG encoded by the exons ATGGAACCACCCTCATCTGCGACTTCGGAAAGTAGGCTGCCGGGATCATCACAGTTGCATACATTGCTTAAGGGGGGGGCGTTGGGGTTAGCAGTTTCTAAAGCACGAAACTGGACGGGACAATGCTCGGATGATTCGAATTTGTTTGATACCATCGACGATGCCATCTCCGCCGAGATTACTGCCACATATACTG TTGTCATCTCCAACATTACTCTTGACATCTCTTATGCGCCAACCTGGTCGGACCGCCGCAACCACGGCGGCTACTTCTATTCTAGTGACGAAATGCTCCATGAAATTTGGTACGCGAACACTTATACTCTGCAGACAAACACCATTGCTGCGACAACAGGCAGGGAATTTCCAGTGCAGACGGCGGAATGGAAGAACGATGCTGATTTGCATCCGGGCGTAGTGGTCCAACCATCTATGTGGATAGTTAGAGGAGAGATAGGATAG